From a region of the Butyrivibrio sp. AE3004 genome:
- a CDS encoding AraC family transcriptional regulator, with translation MHYTFRINQRQYRKTPLILRNLGTDYNQDDIDRPKGFPIWQILYGVSGSGKFSFGSTRGVLQPGQIILLYPGEAHSYRSMEGDWYVHFLGFDGSLCKELLFTLGMTRSGIYSLSSPDKFLRHVSALEELMSQRKPGCLTECSKELYALLLDLVESMTLLPDYLLTESTSLGREMILYLEDHFAEDISLDELSKQFGRTPEYLSSFFKESTGETVMKYLRRIRIHHAQVLLMTSPDTGLSDIAKACGFNSSSYFCKVFRETLGMTPQSFRMGITERGCRTNLV, from the coding sequence ATGCACTACACTTTCAGGATAAATCAGCGTCAGTACCGGAAAACTCCGCTGATTCTCCGCAATCTGGGTACCGACTATAATCAGGATGATATCGACCGACCTAAAGGTTTTCCCATCTGGCAGATTTTGTACGGGGTTTCCGGAAGCGGTAAGTTTAGTTTTGGCAGTACCCGTGGAGTTTTGCAGCCCGGGCAGATTATCCTGCTGTATCCCGGGGAAGCCCACAGCTATCGCAGTATGGAAGGTGACTGGTATGTACACTTTCTTGGTTTCGACGGCAGCCTCTGCAAGGAACTGCTCTTTACGCTCGGAATGACCCGCTCCGGTATTTACAGCCTGTCATCACCGGATAAGTTTCTGCGCCACGTAAGCGCCCTGGAAGAACTCATGAGCCAGCGAAAACCGGGGTGCCTTACCGAATGTTCCAAAGAGCTGTACGCCCTCCTTCTGGACCTGGTAGAGAGCATGACCCTGCTGCCGGACTATCTCCTTACAGAGAGCACCAGCCTTGGGCGGGAGATGATACTCTATCTGGAAGACCACTTCGCCGAGGATATTTCGTTGGATGAACTGTCTAAACAGTTCGGGCGTACACCTGAGTACCTGAGCAGCTTTTTTAAGGAGAGCACCGGCGAAACGGTCATGAAATATCTTCGTCGTATCAGGATTCATCACGCTCAGGTTCTGCTGATGACATCTCCTGACACCGGGCTGAGTGATATTGCAAAAGCCTGTGGTTTTAACTCATCAAGCTATTTCTGCAAGGTTTTTCGTGAGACTCTGGGGATGACTCCTCAGTCCTTCAGAATGGGTATCACAGAAAGGGGTTGTCGCACTAATTTAGTGTGA
- a CDS encoding DUF5597 domain-containing protein — MSIPFVKRDEKGIPTLYVHDRPFFMRSGEIHNSSASELSFMEKQIWPALRGLNMNSVIVPLYWELIEPEDGCFDFSTVDGLILKARKENMKLCFLWFGLWKNAESMYVPAWMKKDAEKYFRAEKCNGERMTTISPLCDAAVERDRLAFTAVMERIRTLDETENTVIVMQVENEIGLLGTDRDYSADADAAFFSPVPTVLSDAVGRQGNWEDVFGEDAGECFMAWHFATAVERIASSGKKVYDLPCYANAWLRQSPWFPGSYPSGGPVTKVHHIWRIAAPSLFTLGPDVYVPYCADVMDEYATPDNPLFIPEIRKDAVASSYALYAFGAKNAICFSPFGIEDLNLDPDQVDRPPMEVMIALNIDPSAFDITGSRDCLSATYGLLKELEPIYLQNRGSSHLQACVRHGETDYSAFLRFEDYDLSVSYGPRQSGKPLGACLAVELDDNRFLVIGLDCSIKFSVKPGNKKQMDILKLEEGTVQDGKWLKERVMNGDEKMSLRFGDIPKAMMVTLYQF; from the coding sequence ATGAGCATTCCCTTTGTTAAGCGAGATGAAAAAGGCATCCCGACCCTTTATGTTCATGATCGGCCCTTTTTCATGAGAAGCGGGGAAATCCACAACTCAAGCGCATCTGAACTTTCATTTATGGAGAAGCAGATCTGGCCGGCTCTTCGAGGGCTGAACATGAATTCCGTAATAGTACCTCTTTACTGGGAGCTGATCGAACCGGAAGACGGGTGCTTTGATTTTTCCACCGTGGACGGTCTTATACTAAAGGCCCGTAAGGAAAATATGAAGCTGTGTTTTCTGTGGTTTGGTCTTTGGAAAAACGCTGAATCCATGTATGTACCTGCCTGGATGAAGAAGGACGCCGAAAAGTATTTCCGGGCAGAAAAGTGCAACGGCGAGCGGATGACAACCATATCACCCCTGTGTGATGCGGCAGTGGAACGCGACCGTCTGGCATTCACAGCTGTCATGGAACGTATTCGGACGCTGGATGAGACGGAGAATACAGTCATTGTGATGCAGGTGGAAAATGAAATTGGCCTGCTTGGTACAGACCGCGACTATAGCGCCGATGCAGATGCCGCATTCTTTTCACCGGTGCCGACAGTATTGTCCGATGCTGTGGGACGGCAGGGCAACTGGGAAGATGTTTTTGGTGAAGATGCGGGAGAGTGCTTTATGGCGTGGCATTTCGCAACGGCTGTAGAGAGAATCGCATCAAGTGGCAAGAAGGTTTATGACCTGCCCTGCTATGCAAATGCATGGCTCAGACAAAGCCCATGGTTCCCAGGCTCTTATCCTTCAGGAGGACCGGTTACTAAAGTTCATCATATCTGGCGTATTGCAGCTCCGTCTCTGTTCACTTTAGGCCCTGATGTTTACGTTCCGTACTGTGCAGATGTGATGGATGAATATGCAACACCTGATAACCCTCTTTTCATTCCGGAGATCCGCAAGGATGCCGTGGCATCATCTTATGCTCTTTATGCATTTGGGGCAAAGAATGCCATCTGCTTTTCACCCTTCGGTATTGAGGATCTGAATCTGGATCCCGACCAGGTTGACAGACCACCCATGGAGGTTATGATTGCCCTGAACATTGATCCTTCTGCTTTCGATATCACCGGAAGCCGGGACTGCCTCTCTGCAACCTACGGTCTGCTGAAAGAATTGGAGCCCATTTATCTCCAGAATCGAGGCAGCAGCCATCTTCAGGCCTGTGTACGTCACGGTGAGACAGATTACAGCGCTTTCCTTCGCTTTGAGGATTATGATCTGTCCGTTTCCTATGGACCAAGGCAGTCCGGCAAACCTCTTGGCGCCTGCCTGGCTGTGGAGCTGGATGATAACCGTTTCCTTGTCATCGGACTTGACTGTTCCATAAAGTTCAGTGTTAAGCCCGGAAATAAAAAACAGATGGATATACTTAAGCTGGAAGAAGGAACGGTGCAGGATGGTAAGTGGCTGAAGGAGCGCGTTATGAACGGCGATGAGAAAATGAGTCTGAGATTTGGGGACATTCCAAAAGCAATGATGGTTACACTGTATCAATTCTAA
- a CDS encoding MFS transporter, with translation MSWYMINNYLNIFYTDVVGLSGVAISAIVLIARIWDAVNDTMMGQIADRTNSRWGRFRPYLMFAPPVLAIFNILTFTVFPVQGMLKIILCAVCYIGAGMAYTACSIAYQALLNVIAIDSRVRQILATAILFT, from the coding sequence ATGAGCTGGTACATGATCAACAATTATCTTAATATTTTCTACACTGACGTAGTAGGTCTGTCAGGTGTCGCAATTTCTGCTATCGTGTTGATCGCCAGGATCTGGGATGCGGTCAATGATACTATGATGGGACAGATCGCAGACAGGACCAACAGCCGCTGGGGCAGATTCCGCCCTTATCTTATGTTCGCGCCGCCGGTACTTGCAATCTTTAATATACTGACGTTTACTGTGTTCCCGGTTCAGGGAATGCTGAAAATTATACTATGCGCCGTATGCTATATTGGCGCAGGAATGGCATACACAGCCTGCTCTATTGCTTATCAGGCTCTGTTGAACGTTATTGCCATTGATTCCAGAGTCCGTCAGATCCTTGCAACAGCAATCCTGTTTACCTGA
- a CDS encoding MFS transporter, whose translation MCYGMVGDSLEYGDWKLGKRQEGLATSMLSFGVKLATAICAPVVLLLEAVGYVPNAQQTPSTQIGINFMVNILPAILSLVSCIPLIWYKLSDKRVSEIRADLEEGKHTWDK comes from the coding sequence ATCTGTTATGGTATGGTCGGCGACTCTCTTGAGTATGGCGACTGGAAGCTTGGAAAACGTCAAGAAGGACTTGCAACATCTATGCTGAGCTTTGGTGTTAAGCTGGCCACAGCAATATGTGCTCCCGTGGTACTGCTGCTGGAGGCAGTAGGCTATGTTCCCAACGCGCAGCAGACGCCGTCCACACAGATTGGCATCAACTTCATGGTCAACATACTGCCTGCTATCCTTTCCCTGGTTTCATGTATCCCTCTGATATGGTACAAGCTTTCTGATAAACGTGTTTCAGAGATCAGAGCAGATCTTGAAGAAGGAAAGCATACGTGGGATAAGTAA
- a CDS encoding tyrosine-type recombinase/integrase, producing MTHLKVKKTPRHINEKLPKGNAHYSVRDIYLVPEAVEIIKNAHEINPDGEYLFMCHGKTINNDTFNERLRKYCNDAGVPYKSSHKLRFTVASTLKAAGVETAYLQKTLGHSNRAMTEHYINETVEEPKNIEDQLMNALSIC from the coding sequence ATGACACATCTGAAGGTAAAGAAGACTCCCAGGCATATTAATGAAAAACTTCCCAAAGGTAATGCTCACTACTCTGTAAGAGATATCTATCTTGTCCCTGAGGCTGTAGAAATCATTAAGAACGCTCACGAGATTAACCCTGATGGGGAATATCTCTTTATGTGCCATGGTAAAACCATCAACAATGATACCTTTAATGAACGTCTTAGGAAATACTGTAATGATGCAGGTGTTCCTTACAAGTCCAGCCACAAATTACGTTTCACTGTTGCATCAACATTGAAGGCTGCCGGTGTAGAAACTGCATATTTGCAGAAAACTTTGGGACACTCAAATAGGGCTATGACAGAGCATTATATCAACGAAACAGTGGAAGAACCTAAGAATATTGAAGATCAGCTCATGAATGCATTAAGCATCTGCTAA
- a CDS encoding phospholipase D-like domain-containing protein — translation MEANKEIVISSPGLNHSKVDSFIRLVKKKQEDGIRITVVTFNPEGYPEERIKDTKGIVQLLKDNGVNVRIQDHMHEHYAIIDNEIVWYGSMNLLSRAKPDDNLIRVKSKEAALELLELTFG, via the coding sequence TTGGAAGCAAATAAGGAAATTGTTATTTCAAGTCCAGGCTTAAATCATTCTAAAGTTGATTCTTTTATTAGGCTTGTAAAGAAAAAACAGGAAGATGGGATCAGAATAACTGTTGTCACCTTTAACCCAGAAGGATATCCGGAGGAAAGGATTAAAGATACCAAAGGAATTGTGCAGTTATTAAAGGACAACGGAGTAAACGTCAGAATACAGGATCACATGCATGAACACTATGCAATTATTGACAATGAGATTGTGTGGTATGGAAGTATGAATCTACTATCCAGAGCTAAGCCTGATGACAATCTGATTCGAGTTAAGAGTAAAGAAGCAGCGCTTGAACTATTGGAGCTTACTTTTGGATAA
- a CDS encoding STAS domain-containing protein → MVITKSLNGTEETFKVEGRLDTLAAPALLDELEQMDDHVDSLIFDFSELEYISSMGLRALVIASKKVNGALVIKNVSPRIMSILSITGLDNTIRIE, encoded by the coding sequence ATGGTCATTACAAAAAGCTTGAACGGAACTGAAGAGACCTTTAAGGTGGAAGGAAGGCTAGACACTCTGGCTGCCCCGGCTCTGCTTGATGAGCTGGAACAGATGGATGATCATGTCGACAGTCTGATATTTGATTTCTCCGAGCTTGAATATATCTCATCCATGGGTCTTCGTGCACTGGTCATTGCATCTAAAAAGGTGAATGGGGCGCTCGTCATAAAGAATGTATCCCCAAGAATCATGAGCATATTAAGTATAACCGGTCTTGACAATACAATCAGAATCGAATGA